The following is a genomic window from Candidatus Hydrogenedentota bacterium.
GCATGGCCCGCGGCGCGCAAAGCGGTCGAGAGCGGCATTCCCGCAGTCGTTTTTTCGCCCGTGGGCTCGTCCTTTACAACGAACACGGCGCCGCTCGCCGAATTGCCCGGAGGCTGCATCTGCGCGACGGACGATTTCGAGCAAGTGCGCTATGGCGTCCGCATGCTGTGCGCGCGTGCGAAACTGCGTGAGACGCGCTGCGCCGTGATCAAGGGCGCGGAGCGCAAGGACGTCGAGACTCCGCTCCTGGGGACGAAGCTGCGCTACGTGCCCGCGGCGGATTTCCTCGCCGAGTACGAGAGCACGCCCGCGGATGACGCGCTCGAGGCGATGGCCGGGACCTACATGCGTCATGCGCGCCATGTGGCCGGCGCCACGCGCCAGGACGTCGTCAATGGGCTCAGGAGCTACCTGGTGGCGGGACGTATCCTGGAGCGGGAAGACGCCGATGCGATCAGCATGGACTGTCTGGGCGCGTTGGGCAAGACAGATGTCAGTCTGCCGTGTATCGCCTGGTCACGCATGAATGACGACGGCATCCCCGCCGCGTGCGAAGCCGATGTGGGCGCGATCCTCACGCATTGCATCGTTCAGTATCTCTTTGACCGGCCTGGGTTCCAGCAGGACCCTGTCGCGGAAACGGCGCGGGACGCTATCATCGGCGCGCACTGTTCCTGCCCTACCCGGCTGAACGGTTTTGACCAGCCGCCAGAGCCGTACGACATCGGCCATCACCACGGCATGCGCGACGCCGTGCCCAAGACTCACTGGCGCGAAGGACAGCGCGTGACGTGCGCGGACGTCGAATTGGATGGCGACACGCCCGCGCGCATGCTTATCTCGGCGGGAACAGTGCTCGAAAACGTCGCCGTCCCGCCTGCCGGCGGCTGTGTCGTTTCCGTCATGGTGAAGTTCGACGGCGACACGGAGGCGTTGTCGTTTCCGGGTTTTCACCAGGTCTTCTTCTACGGCGACTTCGTCCGCGAACTCCGGCAATTCTGTCAATTGGCCGGGTTGCCGGCTGTTGTGGTCTGATCGGGCGGTTCACAGGTGCAGGCGGTCTTGCCAAGCTCGATGATGGTCGGTATAGTGAAGGCCGCCGCGAGTGGTTCGTTCTGAGCGGCCCAATCGGCGTTGCGGTTCGCGAAATCCACGGTTTTGGGCCGATTTCAGTACAGTCTCCGTGCAAAACAGGAGTGCATATACCTCATGCCGTTGGCGCAGCGCAGGGAAACGGTCCCCGTCATGGTGGGCGAAGTGCAGGTGGGTGGGGGCGCGCCTATTGTTGTGCAGTCGATGACCAACACGGACACGGAAGACGCCGCCGGCACGGCGCTGCAGATTGTTGCGCTGGCCGAGGCGGGTTCCGAACTGGTTCGGATCACGGTGAATACTCCGAGGGCCGCCGAAATGGTCCCCGAAATCCGGGACCGTGTGCGAGAGGCAGGCTGCAAAGCGCCGATCATCGGCGATTTTCACTACAACGGGCATCGTTTGCTCACGAAGTATCCTCAATGCGCTACGGCCCTCGACAAATACCGCATCAATCCCGGCAATGTGGGCAAGGGCAAGGCTCGCGACGAACAATTCGCCACGATTTGCCGCGTGGCGCGCGACAACGGCAAGCCCGTGCGCATCGGCGTCAATATGGGTTCGCTGAACGAGGAACTCGTGATGTCGCGGATGCGCGAAAACACGGAGCGCGGTTTCGGCAAGTCCTCTGAGGAGGTCATGAACGATTGCATGATCGTTTCCGCGCTCGCGTCGACGGAACTCGCGCTGGCCTGCGGACTGAGCAGGAACCAGATTATCATCTCGTGCAAGACGAGCGTGCCCGTATACCTCATTGACCTGTATCGGGAGCTGGCCGGAAAAACGGGCCAACCGCTGCACCTTGGACTGACCGAGGCGGGCATGGGGATGAAGGGCCAGGTCTGGTCCGCGACAGCGATGGGCATATTGCTGGCGGAAGGCATTGGCGACACGATCCGTGTTTCGTTGACACCCCGGCCCGGCGGCGACCGCCGTGAAGAAGTTCATGCGGCGCAGGAAATTCTCCAGTCGCTGGGGTTTCGCCAATTCGCGCCGAGCATTACGGCCTGCCCCGGCTGTGGCCGCACGACGAGCACGACTTTCCAGGAACTTGCGGAAGAGACGCTCGCCTATGTGCGCGAACGCATGCCGGAATGGCGGCGACACTACGAAGGCGTCGAGACGCTCAAGGTTGCGGTGATGGGTTGCATCGTGAACGGGCCGGGCGAATCCAAGGCGGCGAATATCGGCATCAGCCTGCCGGGCAACGGGGAGGCCCCGGCCTGTCCGGTCTTTGTTGATGGGCGGAGACACGCCACGTTCACGGGGAGTAAAGAGGAGTTGGCGGCGCAGTTCCGCGGACTGCTCGAAGACTATGTGACGACGCGCTACGCGCTTCGAAGGGAATGAGAAATAGGGAACAGGGAATGGGTATGAGAGTTCACCCCGTCCGTCTCGTCCGTCCGATCCTCGGCACGCGCCGCTTCGCGCGGCAGGGCCGTCAATTCGAATCGACGTATCCCAGAGCGTCGAGTTGCTCAATGTTCACGCTGATTTCTTCCTGCGTGGATGTTTCCCAGTCGAAAAGCCGGTCGAACTCGGCTTGCGCGGCCTCGCTGGCCGAAACGAGGACGATGCTCTTCAGTGCGGTCCAGTGCGTGGAGGCGCCTGTATCCAGGACGGCATTGAACCGCTGGTTTTCAATCGTGACCTGCCCCAGGTCCACATACACGTAACGGCCCTTCGGGTCGTCCACGGCAGGGCAGGTCAAGACGCGGGGCTCAGCATCGCCGGGCAGCGAAAGGGATACGGAGGAAGCCGGGTGGCCGCCGTAGTCCGCGGCGGAAAGCATTTCGAGCAACACGCGATAGACGCCGTTTTCCATCGGAGCGCGCACTTGTGCGGGCGGCACATCCTCGGAGAAGGGCGCGGCAACAAGCTGTTTCTGCCATAGGAGCCATTTGCCATCGTCCAGTCCGAAATTGAGTGGATGCTGGCCGGGCGCGTTGCGCACGGTGACCGCGTCCCGGTGCGCCTGGGACGCGAAAATGCGGTCAATGAGCAGGAAAGACGCCATGTGCGGCAGGCGCTCGTATTCGTGCCAGCGCGGC
Proteins encoded in this region:
- the ispG gene encoding flavodoxin-dependent (E)-4-hydroxy-3-methylbut-2-enyl-diphosphate synthase produces the protein MPLAQRRETVPVMVGEVQVGGGAPIVVQSMTNTDTEDAAGTALQIVALAEAGSELVRITVNTPRAAEMVPEIRDRVREAGCKAPIIGDFHYNGHRLLTKYPQCATALDKYRINPGNVGKGKARDEQFATICRVARDNGKPVRIGVNMGSLNEELVMSRMRENTERGFGKSSEEVMNDCMIVSALASTELALACGLSRNQIIISCKTSVPVYLIDLYRELAGKTGQPLHLGLTEAGMGMKGQVWSATAMGILLAEGIGDTIRVSLTPRPGGDRREEVHAAQEILQSLGFRQFAPSITACPGCGRTTSTTFQELAEETLAYVRERMPEWRRHYEGVETLKVAVMGCIVNGPGESKAANIGISLPGNGEAPACPVFVDGRRHATFTGSKEELAAQFRGLLEDYVTTRYALRRE